CAGGTAATGCAGTTCAGACAGCTGGCAATTTGGTTATTTGAGCTCTTGTCGATTAGTTTAGCGTATACCGGTATTAGAGACTGGGATGCATGCAGTGGACGATTGGAACGTGCTTTGGACGCATTGCACAGAGATTCCACTAGAAGAAACAAATTGGACGAAGAGGAGACCGGAACATTGTATCAGCGTGAACTACACTCCGTCCCTCTGGAAATGTCTGTTTCCCGTATGACCGTAAAGGTAAAATTCTCTCCAAACATCaagattgttatatttttctttcggatttactttacataaaaaggatttcatttctttctattaaaagcatttgatttatattcaaaagttttattcaaaatttatatttgatgttatattgctcaacaaaaattaatttttttttttaagcacaaGAACAAGAATTTCTGATAGTTTGTTAGacattaaatatgattttattattatcaaattgctGTATCAATCATCAGAAATCGCAAAAATCAAGCGATTAGTAGCAATTTAGATTTGAATGAATGATTCACTTGAAAactatgaatataatataattttagcataGTGACTAGTTGtacagaagaagaaaaatttgttttttttttattttaaaaaaacttttttttctcactttatttaatgttaaggaaacattttttacaatattacaataaaaatatttttttaatgaaaaaagaggACTCGTGTCATTATTTTTCATGTtctttaaaacgtttttaaaaattatggaatGGTTTTAAAgacatttgtaaaatatttttttcctgcTTTTAAGTTGCACCGCCCCAAAGTAATGAGTCATACGAGAAAGGTAAATTTTACCTATTTAGGTATCATATGCGATATACTCTTACAATTAAAATCTTGTATGTTTCTATCCAGAAGtcatatatgaaatttttcttacaagAATGTTTAACAAGACAATCAtttgtaaaaagttaaataataattgaacgATTAATGATTGTCGATTAAGACCTGTGCCATTTCACAGCTCTCGGAGAACACAAAGGAGTCCGGAGGTCACTGGGCACGAGTAGAACAATGTGTGTACGATCCCGATCATAATTCTCTGAAGACACGCGTCGTATTCAACGATCTTTCGGTGTCCGGGATGGTGTCCTTAATGCCGCAAAATCAACATGCCCTACTTTCCGCTGAATCTTGCAGAATGACGTTGCGACTGAGACGCGCAGGAATAGATTTTCTCACCAGTCCAATCGCCCGTGGACGCGGCCAGATGCGTATACGTACAGAATCTAGCTTTCTGGAGCCCAGATTCGCGTCGATCTACGCGTACGATTGCCGATCTACACGTATTGACAAGCAAATCAAACGGCAGGATAAATGGCCGCCATATCACCTACCTAACGTCAAAAAGgtaataattaaactaaatatttgaaaaattatattttccaaaaaaGATGCCATATGGATGTAATTAAAAAACGTttgtaaattatctttattttaataatttaacaaaatgaaacaattttaaaataaaaaagaaatatgcgGTAATTAGTTAAATGAGGAGACACCGCGCTAATGATCTTAACTttgacatttattataataagagGTGTTAATATGTATACTGATCAAAATTTTCCTTACAAATTAATCAGTGGTTTCgtatagttttcgagatatacctacatcaaatttattttcaatgtaaatgTGTATTTATTAGTAAAGTACGGTTCACTCGAAAGATCTCCGCCTTCTCTACGGGAGAAACCCAAAAGGGTTTCTGGTATAACCTGATCCATCCCGAATTTTTGTTGCAATTAACCACATTACGTACCAGtaatgtgttttaaaaacaaaaaattgatatttttaaagatcTATCCTCCAGATAGACCTTATTTCATTAAGAAATACATTTACATTGTCAACTTTGTTTGTTGATGTATAgttgcaactttttttttttttttttttacggaggggaaatgcgttaacgcataccccaggccccgggggaggcctggtggttatgtgggacTCTCCCAAGCCGGCGACGTGCCGGCgggggcctacccactaaaacccctccgggtgtcctacCCTGGTCCTTGTTGGGGGGCTCCggaaacgcgtgcagcatacttccggagccccccggactcGCTCGGCCGATGGCCCACTCAGCTCGCCGGAGGCACCCTGGTGGTGGGGCCTCCGGGAGGGCTAAGGCCAAATCTGCCTCAGGttgggggagggggacaccatcccccccgcctcttcccctgtttGTTTGGGGGTATTAACCGgggatccggcccccgccggagaGCCCCGGGTTTTTCTTCTTCCCGTGGGGGGGAGTAGGGGGAACGTTAAGCTCCCCACTCTCCCCCTTCTCGGCGAGGCCAGGGGGAGGACGGCCAACTAGTGCGCTGGAcgccctcccctcccccccatGTCAAGTTGGTGGACTGGCCTCGCCGGCTTCAATAGTTGCAACAACCTCTGTGGTCAACCGCAATACAGAAATTCGGTAGATTTAGATAGCCAAAACTCTTTGCATCATTATCGTTAAGTTGAGTATtctagtaattattttaatttcaattaacataattatctttaaatctATATCAGGCCTAACTTTTGTATACTTTATCGAatcattttttctatgtaataaGTTTAATGTTTGTGAACACTTTCTGttacatcatttttttacttgttttataGGTAACACCGATGCTGTCGTTATCTTTGAATGACAAGTACGATGCTGCGGAACCAAGACAATTGGCGGGCAACACCAAAGAAATGGATATCGTTATACCGAACGACAGTCGACATCCGCGTTACTTGCATGCACCCGAGACGAATTTCGGTGTATGGAGAAAGAATTCGTGGATCACCAAATCGTCATCACGTCGTAAACGCTCAATGGCGCGTACCGCAATGATTATCACGTCGCGGGACTTTGTTGATTCTCTAATAAATAGGCGCAAATCAATGGAGAAGCCTGCGAATTTCACTAAAATTCTTAATctaaccaatga
This genomic window from Solenopsis invicta isolate M01_SB chromosome 13, UNIL_Sinv_3.0, whole genome shotgun sequence contains:
- the LOC105207011 gene encoding uncharacterized protein LOC105207011 isoform X1 → MTTQRCIVLPEVMQFRQLAIWLFELLSISLAYTGIRDWDACSGRLERALDALHRDSTRRNKLDEEETGTLYQRELHSVPLEMSVSRMTVKLSENTKESGGHWARVEQCVYDPDHNSLKTRVVFNDLSVSGMVSLMPQNQHALLSAESCRMTLRLRRAGIDFLTSPIARGRGQMRIRTESSFLEPRFASIYAYDCRSTRIDKQIKRQDKWPPYHLPNVKKVTPMLSLSLNDKYDAAEPRQLAGNTKEMDIVIPNDSRHPRYLHAPETNFGVWRKNSWITKSSSRRKRSMARTAMIITSRDFVDSLINRRKSMEKPANFTKILNLTNDFQNEDSPQNASRETRELVIDDNLDNLFSVNSEDPNRSWQSKEYITREMEDVFLQSASQALTRYIERQLHPAIKETLMLSMGYTISYG
- the LOC105207011 gene encoding uncharacterized protein LOC105207011 isoform X2 gives rise to the protein MQFRQLAIWLFELLSISLAYTGIRDWDACSGRLERALDALHRDSTRRNKLDEEETGTLYQRELHSVPLEMSVSRMTVKLSENTKESGGHWARVEQCVYDPDHNSLKTRVVFNDLSVSGMVSLMPQNQHALLSAESCRMTLRLRRAGIDFLTSPIARGRGQMRIRTESSFLEPRFASIYAYDCRSTRIDKQIKRQDKWPPYHLPNVKKVTPMLSLSLNDKYDAAEPRQLAGNTKEMDIVIPNDSRHPRYLHAPETNFGVWRKNSWITKSSSRRKRSMARTAMIITSRDFVDSLINRRKSMEKPANFTKILNLTNDFQNEDSPQNASRETRELVIDDNLDNLFSVNSEDPNRSWQSKEYITREMEDVFLQSASQALTRYIERQLHPAIKETLMLSMGYTISYG